A genomic region of Clavibacter michiganensis subsp. insidiosus contains the following coding sequences:
- a CDS encoding MarR family winged helix-turn-helix transcriptional regulator produces the protein MPDAVDRVLDQWAQERPDVDVSPMAVIGRISRSAAILDRHIAATLNQHDLLPGEFDLLAALRRAGAPHRMTVGDVLASTMVSSGAITNRLNRLVDKGFVTRETDPANRRSVIVTLSRQGLSVVNDALVSHVENERDLLASLDRDEQQHLSDLLRKLLLALGDDASAAGERL, from the coding sequence ATGCCCGACGCAGTCGATCGAGTACTTGATCAGTGGGCACAGGAGCGCCCGGATGTCGACGTGAGCCCCATGGCGGTGATCGGCCGCATCAGCCGATCCGCCGCGATCCTGGATCGGCACATCGCTGCCACCCTCAACCAGCACGACCTCCTGCCCGGCGAGTTCGACCTGCTTGCCGCGCTCAGGAGGGCTGGCGCACCGCACCGCATGACCGTGGGAGACGTCCTGGCCAGTACCATGGTCAGCTCCGGCGCCATCACGAACCGCTTGAACCGGCTGGTCGACAAGGGGTTCGTGACGCGCGAGACTGACCCCGCGAATCGTCGTAGCGTTATCGTGACGCTGTCTAGGCAGGGCCTCTCAGTGGTCAACGATGCCCTCGTGAGCCACGTCGAGAACGAACGCGATCTGCTCGCCTCCCTCGATCGGGACGAGCAGCAGCACCTCAGCGATCTCCTGCGGAAGCTCTTACTAGCGCTTGGCGACGACGCGAGCGCGGCTGGAGAGCGGCTCTAG
- a CDS encoding pseudouridine-5'-phosphate glycosidase: MELNEEVALTLADGAAVVALESNVVAQGLPYPRNHETALQVEDAARGAGAVPATIAVIDGVVRVGLSRDELERIALSPSLPKLTTRDIGACVARRGTGATTIAATMAIADLAGIAVVASAGLGGVHRDASESFDISADLPQLTRSKVLVVSAGAKKILDVPATLEYLETAGVPVVGYRCDDFPAFYCVSSGSPVPHRSDSLTEVAQAALAHWSLGNAGAVLVAHPISPSHALESAEVDEAIESALLRARAEGISGQRVTRYLLDAVNDATHGRAQAANAAVLISTTEIGAQAAVAYSAVIRRALT, translated from the coding sequence ATGGAGCTTAACGAGGAGGTCGCCCTCACGCTCGCAGATGGCGCTGCAGTCGTCGCCCTCGAATCCAATGTTGTCGCTCAGGGGCTGCCGTACCCACGGAACCACGAGACAGCGCTACAGGTCGAGGACGCTGCACGAGGCGCAGGAGCCGTCCCCGCGACCATCGCTGTCATCGACGGGGTTGTGCGAGTCGGCTTGAGCCGGGACGAGCTTGAGCGCATCGCACTGTCGCCATCCCTGCCGAAGCTCACCACCCGGGACATCGGCGCGTGCGTGGCACGCCGAGGAACCGGAGCCACGACCATCGCGGCCACGATGGCGATCGCGGACCTGGCAGGCATCGCAGTCGTCGCCTCCGCTGGGCTCGGGGGTGTCCACCGAGACGCGAGCGAGAGCTTCGACATCTCCGCTGACCTCCCTCAGCTGACTCGATCCAAGGTGCTCGTCGTCTCCGCTGGAGCCAAGAAGATCTTGGACGTACCGGCGACGCTGGAGTACCTCGAGACCGCCGGTGTGCCCGTGGTCGGCTACCGATGCGATGACTTCCCCGCCTTCTACTGCGTCTCGAGCGGGTCCCCGGTTCCACACCGCTCGGACAGCCTCACCGAGGTAGCACAAGCAGCTCTTGCTCATTGGTCGCTGGGGAACGCCGGGGCGGTCCTCGTCGCCCACCCCATATCGCCGTCGCACGCGCTTGAGTCGGCAGAGGTCGATGAAGCCATAGAGTCGGCGCTCCTTCGCGCTCGTGCCGAGGGCATCAGCGGGCAGCGTGTCACGCGATACCTGCTTGACGCGGTCAACGATGCGACCCACGGACGCGCGCAGGCCGCTAACGCCGCAGTCCTCATCAGCACCACAGAGATCGGCGCTCAAGCGGCGGTCGCATATTCGGCCGTGATCAGGAGAGCTCTTACATGA
- a CDS encoding HAD family hydrolase, protein MKSLNAALFDLDGTLLDTPPAIAAALKSAVAEVTGENVALQDVVQLVGRPLPILCGRLVGRHEDDPMTLAVVRAYQHRYRQDIVPSAQQLIFPGVLDGLDALRAEGLSFAIVTSKAHHAAESILDAAGLLDRFDVVIGADDVKNPKPAGDAGLKALDMLSVTPEAAIVVGDTADDIRMAGAVPMRSIGVTYGSTMKEAMTALRPTLVVEDFPSAVSAIRHVMLSREEMLS, encoded by the coding sequence ATGAAAAGCCTCAACGCAGCGCTGTTCGACCTGGACGGGACGTTGTTGGACACGCCACCGGCTATCGCGGCTGCGCTCAAGTCCGCCGTCGCCGAAGTCACGGGCGAGAACGTCGCCCTGCAAGATGTCGTCCAACTCGTGGGACGTCCTCTACCGATCTTGTGCGGACGGCTCGTAGGTCGTCATGAGGATGACCCGATGACTCTTGCCGTGGTACGGGCATACCAGCACCGTTATCGACAAGACATCGTCCCAAGCGCGCAGCAGTTGATCTTTCCCGGTGTCCTCGACGGTCTCGACGCCCTCCGGGCCGAGGGGCTCTCCTTTGCCATCGTCACCAGCAAAGCGCACCACGCGGCGGAATCAATACTCGACGCGGCGGGTCTGCTCGACCGCTTCGACGTCGTCATCGGCGCGGACGACGTGAAGAACCCCAAGCCCGCCGGGGATGCGGGACTGAAGGCTCTGGACATGCTGTCCGTCACACCCGAGGCCGCGATCGTGGTCGGTGATACTGCCGACGACATACGAATGGCCGGCGCCGTCCCCATGCGTTCCATCGGGGTGACGTACGGATCGACGATGAAAGAGGCGATGACCGCTCTCCGTCCCACACTGGTCGTCGAGGACTTCCCGTCGGCGGTGAGTGCGATCAGGCACGTGATGCTCAGCAGAGAAGAGATGCTCTCATGA
- the upp gene encoding uracil phosphoribosyltransferase, producing MTSALTETQTDEVVVMDGRVHQLPRTDALLALHATARNAEASHRDFVLSTQQVMRLLLEESLGHLTHVDEAPITPIGGAFQGRRRAQQQVMAVSVPSAGDALEAELRSIVPDARIGKILIQRDPDLKTPTLHWSKLPDGIAGKEVLLLDPMMATASTVKLAITVLADSGVKPADIVVVNFLTCPEALEKLFAEHPEVRVVTSFIDDRLTEQAFLWPGIGDFGDRYYGTFR from the coding sequence ATGACCAGTGCTCTCACCGAAACGCAGACAGACGAAGTCGTCGTTATGGACGGGCGTGTTCACCAGCTCCCCCGCACCGACGCGCTGCTCGCTCTTCACGCCACGGCCCGCAATGCAGAGGCCAGTCATCGAGACTTCGTCCTGTCCACGCAACAGGTCATGCGGCTCCTTCTAGAGGAGTCCCTCGGACACTTGACTCATGTCGACGAGGCGCCGATCACTCCGATCGGTGGAGCGTTCCAGGGTCGTCGTCGCGCACAGCAGCAGGTGATGGCCGTCTCGGTTCCGAGCGCCGGGGACGCACTCGAAGCCGAGCTCCGCTCGATAGTCCCCGACGCGCGTATCGGGAAGATCCTGATTCAGCGGGACCCCGATCTGAAGACCCCGACGCTCCACTGGAGCAAACTGCCAGACGGCATCGCGGGAAAGGAAGTGCTGCTTCTCGACCCCATGATGGCGACCGCGAGCACTGTGAAGCTGGCGATCACCGTGCTGGCCGACTCCGGCGTGAAGCCCGCAGACATCGTCGTCGTGAACTTCCTGACCTGTCCTGAGGCACTCGAGAAGCTGTTCGCCGAACATCCCGAGGTCCGCGTCGTCACCAGCTTCATCGACGATCGCCTCACCGAGCAAGCCTTCCTGTGGCCGGGGATCGGCGACTTCGGTGACAGGTACTACGGGACCTTCCGATGA
- a CDS encoding EamA family transporter, translated as MTSPGRSVRIPGSAGIAAAAAVAPIVWGSTYVVTTELLPPGHSMTASVLRALPAGLLLLAIRSGLPPRGWRVRTAVLGMLNIGFFFPLLFIAAYRLPGGLASVVGALQPILIIGLTLVLRWGRPSNAHLLGGLVALIGVSLVSVNENASFDALGFVAAVLGTVSMASGILLTRRWGTPPNTHPLNSTAWQLIVGGVAIIPLIPIFDSGPWEPTAAGVAGYAWLTLVGGALAYSLWFRGARALPSTGIALLGVLSPVTAATLGWVLLGQELSPLQVVGFVIALGGSLGGQLTPAYKTRPVLTQATS; from the coding sequence ATGACGTCACCTGGGCGGTCGGTGCGCATTCCCGGCAGCGCCGGGATCGCAGCAGCTGCAGCGGTCGCGCCCATCGTGTGGGGAAGCACGTACGTAGTGACGACTGAGCTACTGCCTCCCGGCCACTCGATGACCGCCAGCGTGCTGCGCGCGCTGCCCGCCGGCCTGCTGCTGCTCGCCATCCGATCGGGCCTCCCGCCACGGGGATGGCGCGTACGCACGGCTGTGCTCGGCATGCTCAACATCGGGTTCTTCTTCCCGCTCCTGTTCATCGCCGCTTATCGGCTTCCCGGGGGTCTTGCCTCCGTCGTGGGGGCTCTCCAGCCGATCCTCATCATCGGCCTGACTCTCGTGCTCCGATGGGGTCGGCCATCGAACGCCCATTTGCTCGGGGGCCTCGTCGCGCTGATCGGCGTGTCGCTCGTCTCCGTCAACGAGAACGCTTCCTTCGATGCGTTGGGTTTTGTAGCCGCCGTGCTCGGGACGGTGTCCATGGCGTCGGGGATCCTCCTAACCCGGCGCTGGGGAACGCCACCGAACACTCATCCGCTGAACTCCACCGCGTGGCAGCTGATAGTCGGCGGCGTCGCGATCATCCCCCTCATCCCGATCTTCGACAGCGGACCTTGGGAGCCGACCGCTGCTGGCGTCGCCGGCTACGCGTGGTTGACCCTCGTGGGCGGGGCACTTGCGTACAGCCTCTGGTTCCGCGGCGCTCGAGCTCTGCCCTCCACCGGAATCGCTCTGCTCGGAGTCCTCAGCCCTGTGACTGCAGCGACTCTGGGCTGGGTCCTTCTGGGGCAGGAACTGTCTCCACTGCAGGTGGTCGGATTCGTCATCGCTCTGGGCGGTTCTCTGGGAGGTCAGCTCACACCCGCATACAAGACGCGTCCTGTCTTGACGCAAGCCACCTCATGA